The sequence below is a genomic window from Pectinophora gossypiella chromosome 21, ilPecGoss1.1, whole genome shotgun sequence.
GGGCCACGATGGCGGGGGGGTTGGGGCCCACGGCGGGGGCCCCAGAGGTCATCCTCAGCGAATCGGCTTGGAGACGATGATGACGTCAGGAGCAGAACGCGTCGTCTCCGTGCTCATCGGTCGACGTTCTGGGATTTTCTTTTCTGTGAATCGAAGAAGAATCCATTCAGAAACATTGGAGAAATCATTCATATCATCAAAACTGAACTGCAAGTAACctagaagacctagaagaacgtacattgaccaaaatggagacgtccttagaaaagattcagtacgatccactctgaaccggcggcgtgcgtgtatgaaacgattggtgaatgtggaggaagcaagagaagtgtgtcaggatcgaagcaaatggaattccatagttccTGTTTACCCCGGTAAGAGATAAGCGTGagtttttatatgtatgtatgagctGCAAAAAAAACAGTGTTGGAGCAGCATATCAAAACTGTTCAAAATTTGTTGAGGGATAAGTGTCAAAAAACTTTAGGTTAGTAGAAACCTTTTTATCCTGATGAATTAATCGGGAGAAACATTTTTCATGAACCTACGTACGTCTTATGCTTTCATTTTTAATCTACACCATTCCTGTGCCAGGTAAAAGGAGAGAGTTCCCTTGGTCCACTCATTTCAGCCAGGGCTATCTCCTTCTAAGCTATCAAGTGTCAAAAATTGATACTCACGTGTCTTAGCGGAGTCCTGCGAAGGCCTCTTCATGAGCTCTATGTGCATGGTGGAGATGGCGGGTGCGGGCGGGGAGGGGCGGACGAGGGTTGCGCCGGAGTAGCCGAACGTTGAGAACCCTCGGCTGTTGCTGTTACTGTTCGAACCTGGTTGGTCAGAAATAGAAATGTATTGTTCAGTGCCGTAGCTAGAGTGGTGGCACAAGGCGGATATTGTGGTATCGTAACTTGAAGAATgcacgtacataacataaacagcttaaagGCGTGCTGCTGGATACCCTCTCAATCAACCTGATGGACAATCATACTCCAATAAGCTGTTCCACTGCTGGTTGTAGATATATTTGGTGTTTGTGCCATTCGTCAGCTTTATCATACTGCCTTGGCTTCGTCCTAAAGCTTTGAAGAAGTCAGTTTAAAAAACGACTATAGACATTTACCCAAGTTTACAAAAGGGTGGCAGTGGCACCTGGCGCGCGTCGTAACTCTTTAATTTGTGGATTTTCTAGGTAGCAATATGTCTAACTACATTAAAGACTATATCTCGAAAAAGactagatatcattttaccTAGATCTTATCGCAAACCTTACCCTAAAGCAAAATGACTACATAGTTTGATTGACCGAATCTTTAGCTCTTTAGTCAattcaaaagaaaaaacattattaaaaaaaaataggtaataataaaataaaaaatattttattgtctcAGCGGTAGCTTTAGTATATGTCAATggttctatttttttatatttagcctTTTATAGAATACCAAATCAAGTAAAAAGTTCTCCTACCATCAGAGCTAAGCGCAGTCTCAGTTTGAAACAGGCTCTCTCTCGTCTGGCATCCAGACTCCTTTGTATCCGGCGCTCCTACTGCCGCATCTCTTATCTCTTTCTTTTCTTCTACACTCTCTTTCCGACTCCTCATGGCCTCTTCTTTCTTACTAGTGTCACTGCGTCTAGTTCTGCCGTTGCGTTCTATCTTTATTTCTTGAGGTTCTGGTATACTGTCTACTTCTCTTCTCCACGGTTCTTCGTCGATGTCTAGATGGGTTAGATCTTGGAAATCAGATTCTAAGCTGGTTTGCTGTGGAAATAGGAGTTTATTATagtacattggccccgatttctgcagacacctcctaattttattttaagttatacctgtcactttcttatccgccgaaaaggaaagggacggatgattgtcaacaagttaattttaaaacgaatgaataacccgtgcgaatgaAATGGGcatctcgctgttatgcaatccgtttgacgtgctgtctacttaactctgtcgggttattggccgatgtaaaatttttacacggttgttttagacttttgcttaaaattgacgtgtattccataaattttatggctgtcgattacccgacCCTTTCTTTTTTAACCGATAAAAAtatgtcaggtataacttaaaaaaaaaatagatggcgtctgcaggaattagcaccattgtgtagATTAATTGTGAATTACATATGACTTATAGATTAGGTGAACGGAATACATTAAGCTACTTGTCGTCATAGGTGTCGCAAAAGTTGACTGAGGGATTGtgccaaatataataatatgatggtTCTTTACACTGGCTATAGACTGATCACCTGTCCCTATCACTATACGGTTCGTGACTCATCTTAGTCTTACGCGGCTGCAAGTTATTTTCTGATTACGTTAAAGCTCACGAGGCTAGGCTTACAGTCATCTTCGGCTAAAAACAACAATTACTCTCCATCTGGCATAGGTGCAATTGTTACCTTATGCTGCGAGTGGCTTCGCTTCTGCTTGACGAGCTCATTGGTATGGTTCTCCCTCTCCAAACTGGCTCGAGGCTCGCTGCCACTGTGCGCGTGCGACTGCAGGCGTTTGGGATCCAGCGTGAGACGGCTGTCGTTGAACAACATGCCGTCCAGGCGGTCTTCGCACGATTGGCTGATGTGCTCCTGTGGAAGAGACCAACGTTTCATCTTTTTTTCCTTACGaatgatgttactatttgaaaagcttccttctctcttttaaacatCTATTTTGATGTGCCCGAAAGgatctgtgatgtgaaactcatatgtaacttacaaacttgtacaccatgcaaagaaagaatattgaataagtTCACGCACGTGGCCCGAGACGGTAAACGTTTACTATACGTGTAATTATATAGTGTCTATTCACTTCAGTTTCAGAGATTCCAAGAATGAGggttagtaagtaggtaaagaCGTGCTGTAGGTCATTTCAGTCATTTGCAGTTTTTATACGGGACGAGGATCCGGAGTATCGTAGCGTAGCGACATGACTTTGTTAGTcgatttttgataaaataaacacaaatattactcaaaataatgtttcatatttttcaatgattatattttaatcttTTGGGACATAGAAAACGAACATTATTTCAGTCTTAGTTTTAGAGgttattttaaatgttaaacTTGCCTTGATGATCTTGTGGTCCTGGTAGAGCTTCCGGAAGCACTTGAAGAGGAAGACGAAGCTCATCCCGGAGAGGATCAGCGAGAAGATTACCAAGATCACCAAGATGTGCGTCTGCTGCAGCATCGACTCTGTCTGCGTCTGCCATTATAACCAAAACATTAGATTTTTGTCTTATcgagcctattcgatcccattgctgggcgaaggtctccccttgatttttccactcctctgtGTAATAAagggcgtgagattatgtatgttacCTTGCAAAGTTCAGGGTCTTCATCAGCCTTGAGCCGGCAGTGCGCGTAGCCGTCGCAGCGCAGGTTGAAGTCGATACAGGTGTTGTCTTCGCAGTTGAGTTCCTCAACCTCGTCGCATTTCTCTATAGAGCAATCATTCATTGGATGATTACAGGCTTCAGATTTCGGGAACTGAATTTTATAGGTATTccatgtttaaaagtcaatcttaaaaaaactttaaaaagaatccattcaaaattttatgaaaaatgaaTCTTTTTTTGTCGTATCCGCTcaagacgggttcaaatcccggtggggacatatcacgaaaatcactttgtgatccctagtttggttagaatattacaggttgatcacctgattgtccgaaagtaagatgatacgtacttcggaaggcacgttaagccgttggtcccggttactacttactgatgtaagttagtagtcgttacatgaggaatgtcagggtcctttggtggctcaatagtaaccctgacaccagggttgatgaaattggtcatccacctctcaacccacacgataagaagaaaactGACATATTTCTTGGTCTTACCATCCTTGGTGGGGTCGAGGGTCCGGAAGGCGGTGAAGGTGGCGTTGATTTTGGTATCCTTAGCGGCGGTCTGGCTGGCGTACAGATGCACGTACATCAGGTTTCCTTGTTCTGAAGCTGTCTTGCTGTCGGAGATCTTTGTTGTCACCGAGTTGGCTATCGAGCCGCAGTAGTGCGCCAACCTGGGGAAAGGAAATGGTGATTTTGTAGAACATAgtacaagctcacgactataccccaattcgggtagtcaaaggtacatcaatcgcaagatgaactaaataccacCACCTCACCAACGGGATAGGTGGTGAGACGTATAGCCGTATATAATGGCCGAGcccaaattaataactcattggtgcaagacaGGCACCGGGGTTTGAACTGACGCTTCCCGTAGTAAGCTGATGTACTacaggactacagtgactaTTTACAATGTAGAAAAAAAGGCAACTTATCATTTTACAACCGATTTTGGTGCGAATCATTGGGCAGATGAAGGAAAACGGTTCAACCAAAGGAACCTGCTGTGTGGGCCGATCCAGCGCTGTTAAAGCTATTAGACAGACGGTCTGCCAATTACTAGCCAGCTATTACATTGCAGTTTTCTGCACACTGGCTGCAAGCTAAGAACACGGCTGTAATGCTACTGCAGAGCTTCTTAACTTTTATAGCTTTGATGAATATGGAGAATGTGGAGAAAACACCTGTAATAAGTAAATGGATAAGAATTTAATTCACCTCGAGTCCTCTTCCAGAATGTGTCCGAACACCTGTACCACGTTTTCCTCGCACTCGTTTGGTTTGAAAAGAGAAAATGTGGTGAAATTGAGGAAGATCTGAAAAGAATAACATAATATTCTGTTGAAtaaataacgataaaaaaaatcaaaacattatAGAAGCTAAGTCGGAGCTataaggaaaaagaggaaggggaagaccaaggagAGCCTACTGGAACAGATTATACGAgtagagaaggtgaacgtcgtgtcttataaggaagtgacaagagcgtggctcttaaattaatgatgatgatgaaataaccTCGATAAGAATTCATCACTTTCCTGCCTTTATTGCACTCTAGGTGACACATTCGTGCCAACACGCGAGTTTTGACAAAATTCCCTCATACTACACGCATATTCTTCCTCCATTATTTTTTTCGTTGTCACCTCAGAACCTATTCATAGCTTTCAGACACATATCATTAAGCAAACTACTACCATCTACCAATGGAGATACACTGGCTAGCtaatgttatgtttgttgttaCCGATAAGCGCCGAAGAAGGCGAAATAAAAGTCACATCGACATGATCGGTATCAGAAACCTACTGCCTTGCGATGCACATCGCTTGATATCGCAAGCTAATTGGCAACATCTTTGGCAAGAATGTTTCTATAGTTCACAGACTTTGTacaatgtacttacataagtttTCTGGCTAagtaaattttcttttatttgacaTGGACTGCAAACATGCGGCAAGCGGGCCACCAGATAGTAAGTGATCATCGCCGCTTATGGATATTTGTAGCTCCTGGGGTACTGCCTATATGTTTTCGACCTTGaaggatcccgataccgaccccgccggtcgACAATCTCCCTCAGACGACACCGTGAGCCGAAGTTCAAGCCCTACTCAcgcctcaagcctgttgtcttaaattttgtatcgggtgaaggtgagagtcctcaacgctccccatttgtccgcccaagtagttcatgccatctgcggtaaatctacaattaaTCAGGTCAAGAAAACCTTACGTCAGTGTTCTCTGGAGTCCGAACAGTCCAGAGCACGTCGAGGGCGTGGTTCTCTGACTTCTCGCGACACTCGTCGATGGTGGTCGAGTCGATGACGCCGCTGAGGCCGGACAGCTCCTGGTAGCAAGCGTCGGGAATGCTGTCTGTGGAGGGAGGTGCTCTTGAGATACGGTGAATGAGGTAATCAAGAGATAAAGAAGGTAACTAATTAttcataagctcatgactaatcccaattggagtagttagaggtacatccatcgcaagatgaacttagctGTCTGTTagactataatggtcgagagccaactgtattagtaaaaactgcacttaagacaaattaataactcattggggCAAGTCCAGGTCAGGGTCAGGGTTTGATTGAACCGGCGTTACCCGCGTGAGAAGCAAATTGGTGTATCACAGGACCACACTAACGATAGAATTAATAAGACAAtaaagacacgtcaaaaaaataataatgtaatacttaCGGCTAGTGGCCGCACAGAACTCGACTTTGATGGTGAATCCTTCGTACTCGATGGTCTCGTCTGAGTGGAACTTGAGCCACATGAAGGGCCCTGTGGAGACCACTTCTGTTGGGAACACGTCGCCGCAGAACTTGCCTAAGAGCTTCGCGTACCCTGCTTTGCCGTCGCGAATCTGCAACAATGGATATCTGGTTTATAAACCTGATTTTTATAACCGACTTACAAACGGTGGAGATTATTtcaaacaaaacatttacaacagtgaaatatattatatgtgtACTTTAGAACTatgtcgcattaacataatatttatgtaatgatataatttttatttacagacTCAAAcccaataaaataagaaaataatattgaaattaaatttaagtaAGTTACAATAAGATAAAAGAAAAGTCGTAAAATCAAATTGTGAATATATTAATTTCAAActtaaaattccaaaatcaaaatattaaaattaatttattatttatcttaattATTTCAAGTTTGAGTGCGGTGCAACATCATCTAGTTTCATTTACTTATAgtttttgtcaaataagttagatgacgacatggttttaaaataaatacattattttttggccttgaaagtacttatacatatatttattttgtgtacACTTACCTCCAA
It includes:
- the LOC126376493 gene encoding uncharacterized protein LOC126376493; the protein is MTSPAFVVLTLALVCSIFGTASEQTADPASEHAMHTQHNMPIIHDVSRIDLSMTRTNSDSYNVEHNLEYDINKFRSKDNVVFQTTEKPNSKSYSKFKEGKSKRNDYVPYREEKRFHSKKSENFNNVHKITSKEPTVVKFIHFRRRNEGTSDNLGEAIKTRHEEAHPVEHVSFTDKEIGLHKYLPNHKSKQNDRRKVGKDEVHTKTIASKYIGEDRHWSQNSKGTIPGVKMSEMTYLTQFERFLKRVKRQETTDSCDAFTLNQKSMKIEHPHDTQGKDKNYYSNIDCVHVLQANENQVIKLTFIDVFHIEYHAKCQYDFLEIRDGKAGYAKLLGKFCGDVFPTEVVSTGPFMWLKFHSDETIEYEGFTIKVEFCAATSHSIPDACYQELSGLSGVIDSTTIDECREKSENHALDVLWTVRTPENTDIFLNFTTFSLFKPNECEENVVQVFGHILEEDSRLAHYCGSIANSVTTKISDSKTASEQGNLMYVHLYASQTAAKDTKINATFTAFRTLDPTKDEKCDEVEELNCEDNTCIDFNLRCDGYAHCRLKADEDPELCKTQTESMLQQTHILVILVIFSLILSGMSFVFLFKCFRKLYQDHKIIKEHISQSCEDRLDGMLFNDSRLTLDPKRLQSHAHSGSEPRASLERENHTNELVKQKRSHSQHKQTSLESDFQDLTHLDIDEEPWRREVDSIPEPQEIKIERNGRTRRSDTSKKEEAMRSRKESVEEKKEIRDAAVGAPDTKESGCQTRESLFQTETALSSDGSNSNSNSRGFSTFGYSGATLVRPSPPAPAISTMHIELMKRPSQDSAKTQKKIPERRPMSTETTRSAPDVIIVSKPIR